From the genome of Arthrobacter russicus:
ATCTGGAAAAGCTCACCGGCCCGGGTCAATGCACTGGCCGTACCGCCGGGCAACGAGCTGATATTTGCTGGGCTTTCAAGCATTGACATGGCTTCAGTGATAGCACGCGGCAGCATCATTTGTCCCACGCATGGCAAAAAGCGCGCCGGAAACCCAAAGTATTGTCACCTTATTTGCATCTTTTGCTTGACGTTCGGCAGAAGTTGATTACAGTGGATCATGATCCACGCCAACCCCTTGAAAAGGAGCAGTCATGCCCAAGCCCTTGCTTTCGGTTCAGCTCTACTCGGTTCGCCGTCAACTCGAAGCAGACCTTCCCGACAGCATTGCCAAGCTTGCGGCGCTCGGTTTCACCGCCGTCGAACCCTACAACTTCGCCGCAATCGCCGAACCGCTTGCCGCCGCGCTCAGCGCCAACGGCCTGACTGCGCCCAGCGGCCACGCACCCTTGCTCAGCGCAGACCAGGATGAGATCTTCACAGCTGCCGAAGCTCTGGGCATCGGCACGGTCATCGACCCGTTCATCCCGGAAGAGCGCTGGCAGAGCCTCGCCGACGTCGAGCGCACCGCCCAGGCGCTCAATGCGGCAGCGGCAAAAGCCGCCGGCTACGGGATCACCGTGGGGTATCACAATCATTGGTGGGAGCTGGAATCCATCCTGGACGGCAGCACCGCGCTCGAACAGCTGGCCGCACACCTCGATGACCCGGTGATCCTCGAAGTGGACACCTACTGGGCGGCCGTGGCGGGCCAAGATCCGGCAGCGCTGCTGCGCCGGCTCGGCGACCGGGTCAAGTTCGTCCATCTCAAAGACGGGCCGCTGAGCACCGAACCGCTGGATCAACTGCCGGCCGGCGAAGGCCGGGTGGACATCCCGGCGATCTTGGCCGCGGCGCCGCAGCTGACCGCCGGAGTGGTCGAATTCGACGACTACCGCGGCGACATCTTCGAAGGGCTGGCGAAGAGCCTGGGTTATCTGAACGGGCTGGCGGGCCAGGCAGTCGGGGCCCAGGCATGAGCGGCCCGGTAGGCATCGCGTTGATCGGCGCGGGCGTCATCAGCAAGCAATATCTGGAAAACCTGGCCAAATTCCCGGACGTCAAAGTGCACGTGGTGGCCGACGTATTCGAACAGGTGGCCGCGGAACGGGCCGAAGAATTCGGCATCGGGGCACACGGCGGAGTGGCTGCGGCCCTGGACCACCCCGAGGTCGAGCTCGTGGTCAACCTGACCATTCCGGCAGCCCACGTCGAGGTTGCCGGCGCTGCGGTCGCGGCGGGCAAACACGTCTGGAGCGAAAAGCCGTTCTCGCTCGACCGGGAGAGCGGCAAAAAACTGCTCGAAGCAGCGAACCAGGCCGGGGTGCGACTGGGCTGCGCCCCGGACACCTTCCTCGGCCCGGGGTTGCAGACCGCTCGCCGGATGATCGAGCGCGGCGACATCGGCCGGCCATTGACCGCCCTGTCCTTGTTCCAGTCCCCCGGGCCGGAATCCTGGCACCCGAACCCCGCATTCCTGTTCCAGCACGGCGCCGGGCCGCTGTTCGACATCGGACCGTATTATTTGACCGCCTTGGTGCAGACTTTCGGCTCGATTTCGCGGGTTGCCGCGATCGGCTCGAAATCCCGGGAACAGCGCTCGATCGGTTCCGGGCCCAAAGCCGGCGAGGTTTTCGACGTCGAGGTGCCCACGCATTTCGGGACTTTGCTGCAGTTCGCCGACGGCGGTTCGGCGCAGAGCATTTTCAGCTTCGACTCGCCCAAAGTACGGGTGGGCTTCGTGGAGATCACCGGGACCGAAGGCACGATCGCCCTCCCGGACCCGAACAATTTCGACGGTGACGTCAAGATCTGCAAGACCGGCAGCGACGAATGGATCCCGGTCCCCTGCGAGGGCGAAGTCACCGGGCGCGGCGTGGGCGCTTTGGACATGGCCCGCTCGATCCGGGCCGGAGTGCCGCACCGGGCCCCTGGAGAACAGGCCTACCATGTCGTGGATGCAATGGTCTCGATCGCCGAATCCGGCGAGCGCGGCGAATTCGTCGAACTCAGTTCGAGCGCGCCGGCCACCGAGGCATTGCCGCTGGACTGGAATCCGTTCGCCGCAACACTGGGAGCGTGAGATGAGCGCACTGGGCGTCGCGGTGATCGGCCACGGCTTCATGGGCCGCGCCCATTCGGCGGCCTGGCGCAATGCCGGCGCCGCCTTCGGGTTGCCGCACTACCGGCAGCAGGTGCTGGTCGGCAGATCTGCCGACGCCGTCGCCGCAGCGGCAGCCGCTTGGGGCTGGCAAGAGTCCGCAACCGACTGGCGGGCAGTCTTGGCCCGCGATGACATCCAGATCGTGGACATCTGCACACCGGGCTGGGCGCACGCGGAGATCGCGATCGCCGCGCTGCGGGCCGGCAAGCACGTCATCGTGGAGAAGCCGCTGGCCAATTCGGTCGACGAAGCGGAGCAGATGGTGGAAGTGGCGGCCGCTGCGGCGCGACGCGGCGTCTTTTCGATGGTCGGCTTCAACTACCGCCGGGTTCCGGCAATCGCCTTGGCCCGCGAGCTGATCGCGGCCGGCCGGCTGGGCACGGTGCGGCAAGTCCGGGCCAGCTACCTGCAGGATTGGTTGGCCGACGACAATGCCCCGATGAGCTGGCGGCTCCGTGCCGAAACTGCGGGTTCCGGCGCGCTCGGCGACATCGCCAGCCACGCCGTGGACCTGGTGCAATTCGTTCTGACGGAGCAGGTGATGGAAGCCTCCGGCGCACTCCGGACCTTCGTTCCGCAGCGGCCTGGCGGCGCCGGAGGCGCCGAGGAGGTCACCGTGGACGATGCCGTCTGGGCGAATCTCCGACTCAGTGGCGGAGCCAGCGCCAGCATCGAGGCCTCCCGGATCGCCACTGGCCGCAAGAATTCGTTGCACTTGGAAATCTACGGTTCCCGGGGCGCGCTCCGATTCGATCTGGAACGGCTCAATGAACTCGAGTTCTTCGACGCCATGGATCCGTTGGCGGAACAGGGCTTCCGCCGCATCCTGGTGACCGAGCCGGAGCACCCGTATCTGAAAGCCTGGTGGCCACAGGGTCACATCCTGGGCTGGGAGCACAGCTTCAGCCATCAGGTTCGGGACTTCCTGGACTGCATCGACCAGGGCCGGGCGCCGTCCCCGTCGTTCGCTGAAGGCCTCCAGGTGCAGCGGGTGCTCGGCGCAATTGCCGAGTCGTCCGACCGGAACGGCATCCGGATCGCGGTTTGAGCCGGCGGCTGCAGCTAGTGCGCGCCGACTGGGCAGCCCGGCCGCTGCTGCCGCCGTTTCCGCTGGCCCGAGCCGAAACCACGAGGCATGCTTTGTTTGGTGACAAAATCGGCTAATATGTCTACATGCCTCGTATAGTTGCCTCCAGCAATGCGGAACAACGTGAGTTGACGCAACGCAAAGTCCTCGATGCTTTCGGAGAGCTGCTCTTCACGCACGGGCTGCCTGGGCTGACCATGACCGACGTCGCCCGGCGAGCCGGCGTCGGGCGGACCGCCGTATACAACTATTTCGCCGATCTGGAGCAGCTCCTGGTCGCCTACGCGCTGGACGAGACCGGCCGGTTCCTGTCCGACCTGAAACATGAGTTGGCCGGCCTGCAGAATCCAGTCGACCAACTGGCCTGCTACGTCAGAGCCCAGATCGAGGACCTGTCAAAGCGGCATCTTCCGCCCGGCCCGGCAATGCGTTCGGTGCTTTCCGCGGACTCGTTCGCGAAGCTCTCCGTCCACGTGGGCGAACTGAGCAAGCTGCTCCAGGATATTCTGGCCGCCGCCATCGAGCAGGACTACCTGCCGCGCACCGACGTGGCGGACTTGGCCCACTTGATCCACGGCTCGCTGACTGCGAGCGCTTCGCGGAGCACGGACGCCGACGACGCCGATCGGCAAGCGCGAATTTCCGCAACAGTGCAGTTCATCCAGGCCGGCGCCGGTGCACACTTCGATGCGACCGGCCGCCCCGTCCAGCTCGGCAGCCCCCGGATCATCAGCGGCGCCGCCTGATTCAGTCCCGGAAGTGTCAGCCTCCCCCAGCCGAGGCAACGTTACCGCCAGCTCCGTCCGGTGCCGGCGGGACCGGCTCCGCGGGCGCAGCCGGTTCCGCGGGTTCTGCTGGTTCGGCCGGGCCCGCTGGTTCAGCCGGCCCCGCAGGTTCTGTCGGAGCAGCCGATCCGCCAGATCCAATGGGTGCCACCGGATGTCCGGGGTCGTTCGAAGGATCAATCGGTTCGGCCGGCAGCGGGCCGCCCGCCAACAAGCTCAAGCTCTTCTGCCCACTGAACGGCACCGCATTGGTGGCGCTGAACTCATACGAGAGCACCGCATTGCCGGACAACGGATGCATCACGACGACTCCGCTGAAAACCAGATCCGTCCGGCTCGCAGAGGCGGCCACGCAACTCGCGGTAAAGCTGTCATCCGCAGTGCATTGCCAGCCTTGCGGCGGTTGATTCCAGCCGCCGAAGTGCTGGGCTAGCTTCGGATCGAGGCGGAACACCACCTTGGCCGAGGTCAGCGGCAAATTGCCAGTGACCCGGAATGCGACCTGGACGTTCTTCCGGCTGCCCAGACCGGTCGCGGTCAGCTCAGCGGAAACCACCCCTGGCGGGTCCACGGTGGGCGTGACCGGCGTGGTGACTTCGGGTGACACCGGCGGCGTCTCCGGGAGGGTGGGTGGCACCACGGCCGGCGGCACGAATGCGGTCGGCAACCGCGTCGACGTCGCCTCGGCGCTGCCGCCCGGCACCGGCCCGGGCGCCGAATCCTGCGGCGCAGGTTTGGTCTCGGAAGTCGACAATGCGGAGACCAGGCCCGGCTCCGGCAAAGCTTCGCCGAGCTGATTGCCGGGCGCTCCTGGCAGGCCGGGCCCGGAGCGGCCGGGCTGCGACTGCGAGCCGACCGCCGGCCCGCCCTCCGGGCCGGATCCCCACAGCCCCATTCCTTGGCCGACCAACATCGCCGTCGCGACTGAGACGCCGGCCACTACGCTGACCGAAGCCGCGATCGTCCCCGACCCCATCGCCTTGACCTGTTCCGCGGCGCGGGCCGCCTGGGAACGCACTCCGGCGAACAACACTGCGCCCTTGCCGAGCCCGGCAGCCGTGCCGAGCTGGGACCAAGCAACGAATCCGATGCCCAGCAATGCCGGCACCACTGCGGCGCGCATCGCCGAGCCGACGTCTTTGAGGTGCAGGAAGGCCGCGGTACAGCGCAGGCAGCCATCCAGGTGCTCCTGGACCTCGGCCCGTTGCGAACGACGCAGGGTATTCGTCGCGAAAGAACCCAGCTTCGAAGCGTACTCGGCGCACTGGTCGTCCTCGGCAGTGCTGATGTGGTTCTGCAGATAGGCCTTGCGCAGCCCTTCCCGGGCCCGGATCGCCAAGGCGGAGACGCCGTTGGCCGACAAGCCGAGCAGTGGCGCCACGGCGGCCGGTTTCAGACCTTCGATGTCGGAATACCAGAGCACCGCCTGCCAACGTTCCGGCAGCGTCTTGTAGGCGCGGGCGACCGCATCGGTTTCGAACTCGGCCAGCACCGAATCCGGGTCGGCCGATTCACGGTCCAGCACCGCCGCGTCATCGGTCGCAGTGACCTTGCCGGCCGCTACATTTCGTCGATGCGCGATCCTGGTGACCGCGGAAAGCAGGTACGCCCGGAAAAAGCTGACCGGCCCCTTGCCTCCCTGCAGAGCCTGCAGAACCGACGAAAACGCTTCGGACACCGCGTCCTCGGCGTCCGAGCGGTTGTCCGAATTCTTGCGCGCCACGGCAAGCGCGACCGAATGGTGGCGTTGGTAGAGCACCCCGTACGCGTCGACATCACCTGATCGGACAAGGCTGATCAGATCTTCATCGCTGCGCTCGGCGGTACCGTCCAATCTTTCCTTGTCACTGTTCATGTTTGTTCCCCAATTCCCCAATTCCCCTACTTAAAGGAGTGAATCCAGTGTGACCGGCAGAAGGCGCTTCAAGCAAATACAGGCAAACAAAGGTGAATACATTCCCGCCCGGCGGTCGGGCATTGCCGATAGATGAAAACCCGAACCGATAATCGCCATCATGAATTGCCGGTTGGCTGCACACCTAAACATGGCTCCCAGCAATTCCCCCTCCCCCGGGCTGGTCCAGCGATGGAAAAAGCTCAGCTTGCGCGGCTCTTGGCGGATTCCCAACGATTGGTGGATCCCGGAAGTCGATGACCTAGCCAAGCTGCCACGCCGAAGCCCCGGCTTCGAGTCCGCAGCTCGGCTCCTGGGTGCTGCGCGCTACCGGCAGGGCATCGGCATCGCCGAATCCCTCGCCGACTTCCGTTGCTACTTCCGAGCCTGCCGACGGTTGACCAACATCCAGGCGATCCAATTCTTCACTGAAGGCTGGGCGGATGCCGCCGATCTGCCAGATCCGATTTCATGCACCGACCCACTGACCGGATTCAGCACCAAAGCGCATTTCTGGCGTTCACTGCACGATCTGGAAGGCCGGCCGAGCGACTCGTCGATGATCATCGCCACCGCCTCAATTTCACCGCTGAATGCCGAGGTCGAGCCGCTGCGCTGGACCCAGGTGGCGCTCCTCGGTCTGATCTTCACCACGGCTTTCAGCGGAACCCAAACGACGCTGATGCGTCGCGGTGGGCTGATCTACATCCTGGCCCCCGACTCGCCCAACGTCTTCGCCGCCATGATGAACTGCCATGCCCGGATCAACGCGGCCAGCGAGTTCCAAGACTTCGTGCCCAAGTTCCGGTTCCAATCGTTGCCGCACCATGAGCTGGACATCAGCCGCATCATGGAGAGCATGAATCGCTGACCCAGACCGTTCCGAATACCCCGCGAGTGAAATTTTTCCGGTATCCCGTCACGATCCGGATTCGAGCTGCACTGTGATTGATGAAGGCGGTTCGAAGAGTACGAATCTCTGCTAGCCGAGGGTCCGCATCGCCCCTCGGCCGGCATGAGGAAAACATTGGGGAAATTGGGGAACGATGCGAAATTGCATAAATGTGTGGCGAGACACGCCATGACACAAGTAGACCAACGGCTGGACCAACGACGGATCGTCCACCGGGCTCGACACAACAGCAATCCGGTGCCTGCCACGGTCAACGTGGCTCAGCCCGAGGCCGAGCCGAGGCCTGCCTACAGCACCACCCGGCAACGCCAACGCAGGCTCCCGTTCATCGAATCACTGGTGATCTTCGATGTCGCCCTGGTGCTGGGCGCCACCGCAGCGGCCGGTCTGATCTGGCCGGTCTCCGGAAGCGCACTCGGTCCTTGGCCGACGATCATCGCCGGAATCGTATGGCTCGGCGCCCTGGCTGGGATCAAAGGCTTCGCCACTGAGCGGTTGGTGAAGCCGTTCCCGATGCTTTCGGTCTGGGCCGGCTGCGCGGTAGTCGCTTGTTTCGCCTTGATCGAAGTGCTTTTCGGCAGCGTTGTCGGCCTCCGGCAGCCGGTGGTCCTGGCGATCGTGCTGACCGTTGCCGACGTCCTCGGCCGCGCGGTCATCCGCCGCTTCCACCACCCTCGGGTGATCTCCGTGCTGCCGGCGCACCGTTACCAGATCGACAAGTCCGCCGGCCGGCTGCAGCACCAGACGCTGGTGCTCACCGAAGAGTTGCAGCAGAATCCCGAGGAACTGGTCCGTCTGGTTTCCCAACGGGCCAGGTTCAGCCGGGCCGACGTCGTCGAGCTGCCGGCCGACCTCGCCATCGACCAGGAGTTGATCGACCGGCTGAGTTGGGACTTGCGCAAACAGCACGTTTCGATCCGTCTGGTGCGCTGGGGCGCCTCGGTCAGTCCGGCCCGCATCCGGACGCATTCGCAAGGCGACAAAACCATGGTGGAACTGGACGCCCCCTATCCGTATCTGCCGACCCGGATGGCGAAACGGGCTTTGGACATCATCGGTTCCGGGCTCTTGATCGTCGTCCTGCTGCCGTTGTTCGCGGTCCTCGGCCTGGGCATCAAATTGACCAGCCGCGGGCCGGTCTTCTACCGGCAGGAAAGAATCGGCATCGACGGCCGCCCGTTCAAGATCTTGAAATTTCGTTCCATGGTCCCGGATGCGGATGCCCAGCTGCAGTCGCTGCTGCGCCAGCAGGGCCGCTCCGGAGAACCGCTGTTCAAGGTCGACGACGATCCCCGAGTCACCCGGATCGGCATTCTGATGCGGCGGTACTCGCTGGATGAGCTGCCGCAACTGTTCAACGTCTTCGGCGGATCAATGAGCCTGGTGGGGCCCCGGCCGCAGCGTCCCGCCGAAGTCGCGCTTTACGACCAGACTGCCAAGCGGCGATTGGGCGTCCTGCCCGGGATGACCGGCATGTGGCAAGTCAATGGGCGTTCCCGGCTGGGCTGGGACGAATCGATTGCCCTGGACCTGTATTACACGCACAACTGGAGCCTGACGCAGGATCTGAGCATTCTGGCGAAAACCGCTTCTGCCGTGGTCAGGGGGGACGGTGCCCAGTAACCCCACCGACCGGCCCGCGATCCTGCACATCACCGAGTCGATGGGCGCCGGGGTGTCCACGGCGCTTTTCGACTACGTCGCGAACACGCCTGAATACCAGCACCACCTGTGCTATGTCGAGCGCGCCGAAACCACGGCGCTGCCGGCCGGCTGGCAGCAGGGATTCGCCACGGCGGCCGAGCTGCCCTCCGGGCAATTTCGCCGGATCCTGGCGGTCCGGAACACGGTCCGGTCCCTGAAACCGGTGGCATTGCACTCGCATTCCTCGTTCGCCGGGCTGTATGCCCGGTTGGCGGTCCGCGACTCGGCCGAACTGCGCCAGATATACACCCCGCACTGCTATGCCTTCGAACGTCTGGACCTTTCCGCGACCGCGCGCTGGGCCTACCGCACCGTGGAACGGCTGCTCGCCCGCAACACGGGCGCCGTGGCCGCATGCTCGCCCCGCGAAGCGGCGCTGGCAACGGAATTGTCGAAGGTCAGACCCGGGCGCACGCTCGTCGGTTATGTGCCGAATTTCGCCGCGGTGCCAGCGGGCCGCTCCGCGGGGAGCAAAGTCGCCGTGCGCACCGAGGTCTTGCGGCTCGCCGGCTCCGGAAGGCTTGGCGCGCAGAAGGATCCCCGGTTTTTCCTGGCCGCGGTCGAAGCCCTGCGCCAGGAAGGGTACGACGTCCAAGCCCGTTGGCTCGGTGGCGGCGATCCGGAGTTGGCGCGGGAGCTGGTGGAAAACGGAATCCAGGTCACCGGTTGGCTGCCCCGGGCGCAACTGCTCGCCGAATTGGCCGGCAGCGACGTCTACCTGCATTCGGCGGCCTGGGAGGGCTTTCCGCTGGCCGTCCTGGAAGCGGACGCCCTGCGGATCGCCACAGTGCTGCGCGACATCCCGGCCTTCGAAGACTCCGATCTGCCGTTGCGGATCAGCAGTCCCGAGGGACTGGCAGCACTCTGGCCGCAATTGCGTGATCCGCTGCTGCGATCCGACATCGCGGAGCGCAGTCGGATCGCGCTGGCCCGGAACACCGGCCAGAACCAACGGAGCGCACTCTTGCGGATCTACCCCGCGGCGGCGCCCGCCGCCTCCGCCGAGCCCGGCTCGGAAACGGCAGCCGCCCGAGCTGGATCATGATCCGCTGAGCCCTTCCTCCCGGACCAGCCCTCCGCCGTCGGACGGCCCCGTACACCCACTTCCGATCAGACCATCCCGAAATGAGGCACCTCCTATGGAACAACTCGCCGTCGACCAGAAAATTCGCTCGGTGCTCGACCAACACGCTCGCCTGGCAGTCGGCATCGACGACTTGGATTCCAACGCCGATCTCTACTCGGCAGGCATGACCTCGCTTTCCAGCGTGAACGTGATGCTCGCCCTGGAAGAAGAGTTCGACCTGGAGTTCCCCGAGCATCTGCTCAACCGGTCGACCTTCGCCTCGGTAGAATCGATTCGCCGCGGAATCCAGGACGCAGACCATGGATAGCGCCAGGACCGCCACGCTGGACGAGCTGATCGACCGGGTCACCGAAGCGGCCGTCGCGCATGCCTCCGACGTCGATGAACAGTCCAGGTTCCCCAGTGAAGCTATACTCGCCGCCAAGGCTGCGGGGTTGCTCGGTGCACCGGTCCCGCTGGCCGTCGGCGGGATGGCCTTGGATTTCACGGATCTGTGCCGGATCGTCGGCCGAGTAGCCGAAGCCTGTTCCGCCAGCGGCATGATTTTGGCGATGCACTACAGCCAGCTGCTGTGTTTGCTCCGCCACGGACGCAACACCACCCATCTCGAGCTGTTGTCCCGTTGCGCGGACGAACAATTCCTTTTGGCATCCGCGACCACCGAACGCAATGTCGGAGGCGATACCCGGACCTCGTCCTGCGCAGTGGAAAGGCTCGACGCGAATGCGATCAAGCTGTCGAAGTCCTGCCCGGTGATCTCCTACGGAAGGTTCGCGGATGCCATCTTGGTCACGGCCCGCCGGAACCCTGCCGCAGTTCCGAACGACCAGGTGATGGTGTATTTGCCGATCGGGCAGGTCCGCCTGACCAAGACGAACGACTGGGATGCCTTGGGCATGCGCGGCACATGCTCCGAGGGATTCGAGCTGGAGGCCGAAAGCAGCACCGAGTACGTGCTCAGCGACGGATACGAAACGATCTCTTCGGAGACCGCGGTACCGGCCGCGCATGTGCTCTGGGCATCCGCCTGGCTGGGCATGGCTACCCAGGCCGGGAAAACTGCCCGCAGCGTGGTCCAGAAGGCCGCCAAACGCACGCCCGGATCGATTCCGCCTTCCGCGTTGCGGCTCGCGGAGCTCGAAGTCCAATTGCAGTCCATGACCGCGCTGGTCCGCTCGGCGGTACAGCAGTACCAACGGAATTGGGCCGATCCGGAGAACCTCAGCTCGTTGCAATCGGCGATTTCGATGAACACGCTCAAGGTCGCGGCGGCGGAATTCGTCCGCACGATCGTCGGTGACGCGATGCTGATCGTCGGGATGCCCGGCTTCGCCAACAAGTCTCCGATGAGTCTGGCCCGGCTGTACCGGGACAGCATCGCGCCGTCGATCATGATCAACAACGATCGGATCCTGCAACAGACTTCGACCCTTCAACTGATCTCGCGAGGAGCCCGATGAGCACCCAATCCCTTCTTCCCGAGCTGCCCTCCGGAGCAGCGGAGTTCGGCCGGAAGCTCGTCGAACACGGCTGGTTGATCCCGACCATGGCCCCGGGGGTCAACGGGCTGAGCGAGGACGCGGAACGCGTCGTGGCGGGTTTGAACCGGCGGGCCGGGCAAATCGCGCGCGCCATGCCGGAATCCCCCGCCCTGCGCAGCCTGCGGTTTCCACCGGTCAACGGCCAGGAGCTGCTGCAGCGCACCAATTACCTGACCTCGTTCCCGCAATTGGTCGGCGCCGTCGACGTTTTCGACGGCGACAGCCGGGACCACCGCGCATTGCTCGAGTCGGTCGACTCGGGCGAGCGCGGTTGGCGCGACCGGCTGGCACCCAGCGATCTGGTACTGGTTCCAGCCGTGTGCCATTCGCTCTATCCGCACCTGCAAGGCACCATCGCCGATGGCGAATGGTATGAACTCACCGGCGAGTGCTTCCGGAACGAACCCTCCGAGGACCCGTTCCGGATGGTCAGCTTCCGGATGCGCGAATACGTGCTGCTGGGCACCCCGGAGCAGGCCTTGGCGCACCGCGATCGCTGGTTGGCCGAAGCCCAGACGCTGTTGACCGGCCTCGGCCTGACGGTGCGCATCGAGGGCGCCAACGACCCGTTCTTCGGCCGGTCCGGCAGATTGCTCGCCTCCGGCCAACGCGCTGCCGAATTGAAGTTCGAGCTGCTGGTGGAAGCCGTGCCCGGCCGGTCCACCGCAGTGGCCTCGGGGAATTGGCACCAAGACCATTTCGGCGGCGAGTTCGGGATTCGCAGCGCGGACGGCGAGCCCGCGCACAGTGCCTGTTTCGGCTTCGGCCTGGAACGGATCATGTTGGCCTTGGTCGCCCGCCACGGATTCCGTCTGGCCGACTGGCCGGCCGACGTCCGCAACGCGCTCCAGGGATGAGGGGGGCCGTGCCGTCTAGCAACGCCGCCCCCGCCTCGTTGATCACCCGGAGACTGGCAGGATTGGATCCGGACAGCTTCGAGCCGCACCGCCTGCATTCCGACGACCCAGCCTGGGCGAACACCAATTGCTACACCGACGTCTGGATCGAGCTGCTTTCCGCGCTGCATCTCGATCCGTTGCCCGCGATGTCCTGCGCCGTCAGCTCGCAATTTTGCGGCGACCAGTGGGAATTCTTGAAACCCCGCTCCCAGGATTTGGAGAAGCTGTACGGCCTGCGCTTCGGCGAGTACCTGATCTGGAAGCCGATCACCGAGCATTTGGCGGCCCAGTTCGAGCTGGGGAACTTCGCCATGGTCGAGGTCGACTCCTACTATTTGCCGGACACTGCCGGCACCAGCTATCGGACCGAGCACGGGAAGACTTCGATCATCCCGCTGAGCCTGGACCCCGTGGCCGGCCGGCTGAGCTATTTGCACAACAGCGGTTTGTACCGCCTCGAGGGCGAAGATTTCCAGGCGACGCTCGGCACGTCGGCAGTGCACGGATTCGTGCCGAGCCCCTATGTGGACCTGATTGATACTGCTGGTCTCAAACGGCTCGGCCCGGCCGAGCTCCTGGCCGCAGCCGAGGAGGTCTTCGCCGGCCACCTGCAGCGGATCGCGGAATCCAGCCAACCGCAGCCGATGCGGCGGCTGGCCGATTACTTGGGCCGGCAAGCCGGGCCGTTGGCCGAACACGGGCTGCCCTATTTCCACCAGTTGGCCTTCGCGACCACCCGGCAGGCAGGTTTGGCGGCAATGCTCGCCGCAGAATTCTGCCGCTGGCTTTCCGCCGCCCGGGCCGGCCGGTCCGGCACCCTCCACGATGCCGGGCAACCCGACGAACTGCTCCGGGCCGCAGCGGCCTTCCGTGCCTGCAGCGACAGTGCGAAACAGCTCCAGTTCAAACTCGCCCGGTTCGCCTCCGGTCGCAGCACGAGTACCGAATCGGAACTCGCCGCAATGCCCACGCACTGGGAAACCGCGATCGGGATCCTGCAGAACGACCCTGCCGCCCATGGTTGACCTGCTGTCCCGCGCCCGCTGGCGGGTAGTGCGCACGCCACCCGGCGCAGCCGCCGACCCAGCCGGCTTGATCGCCCTCGATCCGGCCCAGGCAGTCTCCCTGCCGGCCACTGTCCCGGGCACCGCGGCAAGTGCCTGGCGGGACCAATTCGGCTCCGCTGCGGCTTTGGCCTTGGCCTTGGCCCCCAATGATTGGGATTGGTGGTTCCTCGCCGATTTCGCCGCCGACGCCGGTGCGGACCAACCGTGGAATCTGCACTCCGACGGGATCGCCACTTACTCGACGCTTTGGCTCAACGGAGTTGAAATCGGCTCCGGGTCCGGGGCCTTCGATGCCCTGGACTTCCCGGCGGCTCCGCAGGCCGGTCGGAACCGGCTGGCCATCCGCTGCCGCCCGCTCGGCTCGGTGAGTACGCCCAGCAAACCCCGGGCCCGGTGGCGCAGTTCGCTGATCGCCAACGGCGCCCTGCGCTGGCACCGGACGCCCTTGCTGGGCCACATCCCGTGGCACGGCACGATTCCGGCAGTGGGCCCCTGGGCCCGGATCAGTCTGAGCGAATCCGCGCCCTACGAAGTGCTGACCTTGCGCACCGAACTCGACGGCCCGCTCGGGCGAGTGGTGCTATCGGTCGTCAGCGACGCCCCGGTGGAGCTCACCTTGCGGCTGAGCCACCCGGACGGCAGCCTCAGTGCAACCGAGCAGCTCAGCGTCGACGGGGAACGGACGATCGCCGTCGAACTCCCCGAACCGCAGCGCTGGTTTCCGCACAGCCACGGCACCCCGGCTTTGTA
Proteins encoded in this window:
- a CDS encoding acyl carrier protein, producing MEQLAVDQKIRSVLDQHARLAVGIDDLDSNADLYSAGMTSLSSVNVMLALEEEFDLEFPEHLLNRSTFASVESIRRGIQDADHG
- a CDS encoding sugar transferase; amino-acid sequence: MTQVDQRLDQRRIVHRARHNSNPVPATVNVAQPEAEPRPAYSTTRQRQRRLPFIESLVIFDVALVLGATAAAGLIWPVSGSALGPWPTIIAGIVWLGALAGIKGFATERLVKPFPMLSVWAGCAVVACFALIEVLFGSVVGLRQPVVLAIVLTVADVLGRAVIRRFHHPRVISVLPAHRYQIDKSAGRLQHQTLVLTEELQQNPEELVRLVSQRARFSRADVVELPADLAIDQELIDRLSWDLRKQHVSIRLVRWGASVSPARIRTHSQGDKTMVELDAPYPYLPTRMAKRALDIIGSGLLIVVLLPLFAVLGLGIKLTSRGPVFYRQERIGIDGRPFKILKFRSMVPDADAQLQSLLRQQGRSGEPLFKVDDDPRVTRIGILMRRYSLDELPQLFNVFGGSMSLVGPRPQRPAEVALYDQTAKRRLGVLPGMTGMWQVNGRSRLGWDESIALDLYYTHNWSLTQDLSILAKTASAVVRGDGAQ
- a CDS encoding acyl-CoA dehydrogenase family protein, with protein sequence MDSARTATLDELIDRVTEAAVAHASDVDEQSRFPSEAILAAKAAGLLGAPVPLAVGGMALDFTDLCRIVGRVAEACSASGMILAMHYSQLLCLLRHGRNTTHLELLSRCADEQFLLASATTERNVGGDTRTSSCAVERLDANAIKLSKSCPVISYGRFADAILVTARRNPAAVPNDQVMVYLPIGQVRLTKTNDWDALGMRGTCSEGFELEAESSTEYVLSDGYETISSETAVPAAHVLWASAWLGMATQAGKTARSVVQKAAKRTPGSIPPSALRLAELEVQLQSMTALVRSAVQQYQRNWADPENLSSLQSAISMNTLKVAAAEFVRTIVGDAMLIVGMPGFANKSPMSLARLYRDSIAPSIMINNDRILQQTSTLQLISRGAR
- a CDS encoding glycosyltransferase; this translates as MPSNPTDRPAILHITESMGAGVSTALFDYVANTPEYQHHLCYVERAETTALPAGWQQGFATAAELPSGQFRRILAVRNTVRSLKPVALHSHSSFAGLYARLAVRDSAELRQIYTPHCYAFERLDLSATARWAYRTVERLLARNTGAVAACSPREAALATELSKVRPGRTLVGYVPNFAAVPAGRSAGSKVAVRTEVLRLAGSGRLGAQKDPRFFLAAVEALRQEGYDVQARWLGGGDPELARELVENGIQVTGWLPRAQLLAELAGSDVYLHSAAWEGFPLAVLEADALRIATVLRDIPAFEDSDLPLRISSPEGLAALWPQLRDPLLRSDIAERSRIALARNTGQNQRSALLRIYPAAAPAASAEPGSETAAARAGS
- a CDS encoding DUF1839 family protein translates to MPSSNAAPASLITRRLAGLDPDSFEPHRLHSDDPAWANTNCYTDVWIELLSALHLDPLPAMSCAVSSQFCGDQWEFLKPRSQDLEKLYGLRFGEYLIWKPITEHLAAQFELGNFAMVEVDSYYLPDTAGTSYRTEHGKTSIIPLSLDPVAGRLSYLHNSGLYRLEGEDFQATLGTSAVHGFVPSPYVDLIDTAGLKRLGPAELLAAAEEVFAGHLQRIAESSQPQPMRRLADYLGRQAGPLAEHGLPYFHQLAFATTRQAGLAAMLAAEFCRWLSAARAGRSGTLHDAGQPDELLRAAAAFRACSDSAKQLQFKLARFASGRSTSTESELAAMPTHWETAIGILQNDPAAHG